The Carassius auratus strain Wakin chromosome 19, ASM336829v1, whole genome shotgun sequence genomic sequence AGGTTCAGCTCTCTGAACAGTCTCCAGAACTGGTTTCATCTGCACCAAAGACTGACAGTCCAATTTTGCGAAGATCTAGTGGTGTTAGAAAACCACCAGTTAGACtagacttgtaaaaaaaaaagttgttttgaaaAAGGAATGTGTTGTAAATGGAAAAATGGAGCAATTGAGTGTTTTGGTGTGGGACTAGTGTATAGTGTGAACTGTTATGTGGGTATTGTTATTTATTCAAGGAAAAGGGATGTAATGAGTGTGATGTTTAGTCCACTAGGTGGCAGTAATGGATTGTATAAAATCAGGTGCATTTGCTAAGGATTGGTGTGGTAATTTGTAGATGATGAATGTTCCACGTGGAATAAAGACGCCAGCACCAGTAATTCCTCGTATTGGTTCATTGTCTTGTTCTTGAATGATACAGACACATCACTACAAATGCTTCATTTCACTGCTCCAAAAGACATGTGATTTATACAGCCGCTCAGACTGGAAAATTGTGATTTCGAAAGGGCCCACATGTAAAATAGATCATAACATATCTAACGTATATATGATATTTAACATGTCTTCTGGGATTCACCAAAATCGTATATAAATGCTGTAAACTGAGTTGACTAAACACATTGCTGAGTTTCTCAATATCTGCAATACAGCATTCAGACtactattattgtttattaataaaaaacaaagtataaaaaaagGAATTGAGGATTTTTTATAATAACCTGCAAAGTAAGTTGCAGAACATGTAAAGGAATCAAAACTTGTACGTTAACTGCTAAATGAGCTAAGCTGCTAGCTTATAAGGGGACCTGTGATTAGCTTGTTTGCTACATGTgaggtttaatttaatttcaaaacgACTAAACATATCATAACCTCGCATTATAAAGCTATTCTAGCTGTTTGAGGTATAATGTACCTCTGCTTACCTTTCTTCAGCTCGTTATACCAGACTTTGACGATGGTTTTGGAGTGTTTTCTGTGTCTGCACGCTCTGCTGGGAGTTACTCAGATCATTTCTTCTCCAAAGCAGGCTCCGAGAATGCAAAAAATAAGCAGaataaatattttctacattGATAATGATAAACGTTTTTAGAAATAAACGTCAGCAGTAATGGCTGTTTCTGTTTCtactttattttttgattaaattaatcataagacttaaaaatcttttttttttgtttgtttttttttttttttgctttgtttaaattgtttattgtttattcttatgtagtttttaaaatgtacacacTGGTCACTGTGGTTTAAAACTGATCATTCTTCTAGAGCCAAAACCTCTTTAAAACTAACCAAAACCAGTCTAACTGGAACATCAACcatgaaacataataaaaataataataataaagtaaatacataaataaagttcaggtcatttaaaaaagatacacatttttataacttttgttgttgttattaatattattattttaaatttaaagcagAGTGAAATTTTTTACAGGCCTGTTAGgttatttgtataaatgtttaatttatgtcCAGTCTGGCCTGTACCCttctaaattatcatttatttttaaaaagtgatctgtttttattattattattatcttttaattttcagGGACAGGAGAAGAGTTTGGGAAACTTGTTAGGAAACAGTCAGTATTTAATATGGAGCCACTAGTGATGATGTATTTACTGCTTCTCTCCTGAGCTGCTCATTTAGTTCAGAATTCTCAGTTCAGCTCACTGTTGTGACATCATAATGGAGATTCCGTTCTGGCAGCTCTAAACTGCTGTTCTGACTAACTTTCTTCTGTTGGTGTGTTAGGAGAGAAAAGATCGAGAGCTACTTTCGTGACTTTCTGCAGATATTGACGACAAATACTGAATTCACTTGCAGCATCTAGTGTCCACAATGGCACGGTTCAGCACTGTATTTAGACCACTTTTTGAGTGTTTTGCTCACTTCTTTCATAAAAGGGAGACACCTTTGAGGGCACAACAGTGTGCAGCACAAGAACGGGCGGCACTAGAGAAACTCCCAGAAGCATCAATGATGAAGGCAGATGAAAGTGAGGCCTTCGACTTCACTGCCCAAAACAAGAAGTGCAAAAAGAGACGCCGCCAGGTAACTTAACTGAGAAGTACCAGCTTGCACCGAAAATGGTTTAGAATCACTTTTCACTCAGTAATTGCTAGTagatttcacaattaattacaaagaaacatcaacacattcaattaaatgtgacattttggaAATAGAAAGACCGAAATAGTATTGTCTTGTATCATTTACTACAATAATCTTTACTAACTAAAATTTACGATTATACAGtctggagagaaagagaagaaaagacagGTGAAGAGAAAGgtgaagaaggagagagagatgaatgaGGGAGGAAGTCATAAAGACAAGGCTGAAAAAGAAAGTGAGACATTTATCCTTGAAAAGATAAAGGATAGAGGACATGtgccacagaaaaaaagagagtctGCCAAATTCAGAAAGATGCAGAGTCTAGAAAATGTGATGGAGGGAGGAAGTAGGCATAGAGAGGctggagaaaagaaaaagaagaggagaaaccAGAAGGAAAGAAGGACAACTGAGCCTACTCCACTTCTTGTGGAGGTCAAACCTCAGCAAAGTCTAGTCAGTCCTCCAGTGAGATCTTCCTTCTTGAAGCCAATAGAAGGAGAATTTCCATTGCTTCCAAGTGTCTCTGAAGACCTTCCTTTACCAGCTGCTCGCTTCAAACCCTTGCCGCCAGTGACCAGACCGCCCATGCATCCTCAAAAGCAAGAGACTGCACCAGAGGAAGTGTCCTTGCCATGTTCTCTTCTTCAAGTGGATTCTCCCAAACCGTTGGCAGCACCAGAGGAAGTGTCCTTGCCAGGTTCTCTTCTTCAAGTGGATTCTCCCAAACCGTTGGCGAAACCAGAGGAAGTGTCCTTGCCATGTTCTCCTCTTCAAGTGGATCCTCCCAAACCTTTGGCAGCACCAGAGAAAGTGTCCTTGCCAGGTTCTCTTCTTCAAGTGGATTCTCCCAAACCGTTGGCAGTTCCTCCATGTTCCACTCCAACACCTGATGAACTGTTTTGCCTCCGACGCATCCAAGTCAGTCCTCCCAAACAACTGGTGGTTTCTCCGAGCTCCTCTCCTGTATCTGATGAAGTTGTTGATCTGCAACGTTCTTCAGCTCCAGTGTGTTCTCCCAGCTTGATGAAGGCTCAGCCGTCCACTTCTTCCCTGTTTGAGCCGCCTCCACAACTCATGCTCATCGACATAGAGGATGAGGAGACA encodes the following:
- the LOC113119258 gene encoding protein PRRC2C-like codes for the protein MARFSTVFRPLFECFAHFFHKRETPLRAQQCAAQERAALEKLPEASMMKADESEAFDFTAQNKKCKKRRRQSGEKEKKRQVKRKVKKEREMNEGGSHKDKAEKESETFILEKIKDRGHVPQKKRESAKFRKMQSLENVMEGGSRHREAGEKKKKRRNQKERRTTEPTPLLVEVKPQQSLVSPPVRSSFLKPIEGEFPLLPSVSEDLPLPAARFKPLPPVTRPPMHPQKQETAPEEVSLPCSLLQVDSPKPLAAPEEVSLPGSLLQVDSPKPLAKPEEVSLPCSPLQVDPPKPLAAPEKVSLPGSLLQVDSPKPLAVPPCSTPTPDELFCLRRIQVSPPKQLVVSPSSSPVSDEVVDLQRSSAPVCSPSLMKAQPSTSSLFEPPPQLMLIDIEDEETEYVEYTGKTIRACDLPNSELPRPQEAEMKPRRMVAWLESDCDMPEEVWAGEVVEVQGSEDVKDNTDEMGDSNAIEGTLDDSSQKKEELDKHMMKLFGVASPEGPKNETQHNVNVQQETKRKRKLPLVLFSWAEEKAKKKKEKKIQKEKERREKELLLERYRNDPKLKHLLINKHNCNYCSSE